A single region of the Salicibibacter cibi genome encodes:
- a CDS encoding cation diffusion facilitator family transporter, with protein sequence MNTSVSRILFVSTASAFTFAVIGIVWGIYSSSQMILFDGLYSIISLVMSLMAILASQYINKDDEKKFPFGKTAIQPMIVVMQAIVMGLLCVSALTSSVIALLTGGREIAVGSALLYGFFSLVFCFAVQLFFSKNKHRSEFIRSEAAQWFMDTILSLAVVIGFLIALFLDNTPWAFIIDYIDPTMVLLAGLYFLSVPIKLIRKNGKELLMMTPDQDLFNNIRFEMAILERKYNIQDSWLRMAKMSDVLYLDIDIIVSNDSTISTIEDSDMFREEFQQQLDQYDVVPWVTIAFTKERKWAE encoded by the coding sequence GTGAATACATCTGTTTCTCGTATTTTATTCGTCTCGACAGCTAGTGCTTTTACCTTTGCTGTGATTGGTATTGTGTGGGGGATATACAGTTCATCACAAATGATTCTATTCGATGGCCTGTATTCGATCATCAGCTTAGTCATGTCGTTAATGGCTATTCTCGCGTCTCAATACATCAATAAAGATGATGAGAAAAAATTTCCCTTCGGAAAAACAGCCATTCAACCCATGATAGTAGTCATGCAAGCCATCGTTATGGGCTTGTTATGCGTTTCTGCTCTCACTTCATCCGTTATTGCATTGCTTACCGGCGGGAGAGAGATCGCTGTAGGAAGCGCCCTATTATATGGTTTTTTTTCATTGGTCTTTTGTTTTGCAGTTCAGCTCTTCTTTAGCAAGAACAAGCATCGATCGGAATTTATTCGTTCAGAAGCTGCCCAGTGGTTTATGGACACGATTCTAAGTTTAGCCGTTGTTATCGGTTTTCTTATAGCGTTATTCCTCGATAATACGCCATGGGCGTTCATCATTGATTATATAGATCCAACGATGGTGTTATTAGCCGGTTTATATTTTTTATCTGTTCCCATCAAGCTGATTCGTAAAAATGGAAAAGAACTTCTCATGATGACACCTGATCAAGATTTATTCAACAATATTCGTTTTGAAATGGCGATCCTGGAGCGAAAATACAACATTCAGGATTCTTGGTTACGAATGGCTAAAATGAGCGATGTTTTGTATCTGGACATCGATATCATCGTAAGTAATGATTCAACTATTTCAACCATAGAAGATTCGGATATGTTTCGAGAAGAATTTCAACAACAACTGGATCAATATGACGTTGTCCCATGGGTCACCATTGCTTTTACAAAAGAGAGGAAATGGGCGGAATGA
- a CDS encoding type 1 glutamine amidotransferase domain-containing protein, with amino-acid sequence MSKHVAVLVTDMVEEIELTDPVKAYKEAGHTVDIISNEGNKTINGKNGDEIQADRGIDEVNANDYDALLVPGGFSPDLLRIDPKNSEFAKAFLQDNKPVFAICHGPQFLVNTDLLKGRELTSFVSVRKDLENAGATVKDEEVIVDGNLVTSRTPDDLPAFNRESLNLLEK; translated from the coding sequence ATGAGTAAGCATGTTGCTGTTCTCGTTACAGACATGGTAGAGGAAATTGAATTAACCGATCCTGTGAAAGCTTATAAAGAAGCTGGTCACACGGTAGATATTATTAGCAATGAAGGAAACAAAACAATCAATGGCAAAAATGGAGACGAAATACAAGCAGATCGGGGAATAGATGAAGTGAATGCAAATGATTATGATGCATTGCTCGTTCCCGGCGGTTTTTCTCCGGACTTACTTCGTATTGATCCAAAGAATAGTGAGTTTGCAAAAGCATTTTTGCAAGATAACAAACCAGTATTTGCAATTTGCCATGGTCCGCAGTTCCTCGTCAATACAGACCTACTAAAAGGAAGAGAGCTAACGAGCTTTGTTTCCGTAAGAAAAGACTTGGAAAATGCAGGGGCAACGGTAAAAGATGAAGAGGTTATCGTAGATGGAAACCTTGTAACAAGCAGAACACCTGATGATCTTCCTGCATTCAATCGCGAATCTCTAAACCTTTTGGAGAAATAA